One window of Dehalobacterium formicoaceticum genomic DNA carries:
- a CDS encoding phosphoribosylformylglycinamidine synthase, with product MNIQIYRLYVEKKPGFNVEALDLYSDLRENLGVSELEQVRIIHRYDVAGITEKEYQQGRNTVFSEPMVDLAYDEVFPLEGDEQAFAVEYLPGQYDQRADSAAQCLQIITQQERPQVKTAKVIVLKGNLDASDLKKIEDYYINPVDSRKASPDKPTTLELFVEEPHDVEILTGFIKKNQEELSACHEDLGLAMGMEDLIFCQGYFRDEEQRDPTITELRVIDTYWSDHCRHTTFLTRIEEVEILPGYYNVPVETAYRAYLKSRDDVYGFQPKDYTLMDIATICMKELSKKGELPDLDQSEEINACSIMVDVDVDGKNEEWLIMFKNETHNHPTEIEPFGGAATCLGGAIRDPLSGRSYVYQAMRVTGSGDPRGKIEDTLPGKLPQRKITTGAAAGYSSYGNQIGLATGQVAEVYDEGFVAKRMEIGAVIGAAPKKNVVRESPVPGDVVILLGGRTGRDGIGGATGSSKEHTEESILISGAEVQKGNPPTERKIQRLFRKPEVSTMIKRCNDFGAGGVSVAIGELTDGLKIYLDAVPKKYEGLDGTELAISESQERMAVVVAEKDQEQFIVYAGAENLEATVVAEVTAHRRLKMNWRGKSIVNISRDFLNTNGVQQTTSVQVQAPDEEANYFQTVSSQVSGHFPDLKKAWLANLEQLNICSQKGLAERFDSTIGAGTILMPFGGRYQATPAEGMAAKVPVTGGTTNTATLMTYGYHPQIGKWSPFHGALYAVTEAVSKVVAMGGSYQNTRLTLQEYFEKLGGDPLKWGKPMSALLGAFYAQKKLGIPAIGGKDSMSGSFNDLHVPPTLVAFAVNTVNANRVISPEFKEEQSQVVYIPLVCDQYEVPDFAELKAAYQKIEDLMGMGVVLAASTVKSGGLAETVSKMCFGNGLGFSFWGDMDEDSLFLPDHGSIVLEIKKDANLPELMGEITYDLIGHTLKEPLIVVNDIEISLDEAHAAWEMPLEKIFPVYTPPLDKKPGKFDFDQPLFGKSCAKVGKPRVFIPVFPGTNCEYDSAKAFEKTGAEVDTMVIRNLTSNEIVESVQEMTRRIQQAQIVMLVGGFSAGDEPDGAGKFIAAIFRNPWVKEAVTRHLKEKDGLMLGICNGFQALIKLGLVPFGEIVDMKEDHPTLTFNSIGRHISCLVQTRVASTLSPWFHHMKVGDIHTVAASHGEGRFIAAPEILSSMIKQGQIATQYVDDGGNPSYDIRFNPNGSMEAVEGITSPDGRVLGKMGHTERMAAHVAINVPGLKDQPIFAAGVDYFK from the coding sequence GTGAATATTCAAATATATCGACTTTATGTGGAAAAGAAGCCTGGTTTTAATGTAGAGGCGCTAGATCTTTACTCAGATCTGAGAGAAAACCTGGGTGTGTCCGAATTGGAACAGGTACGAATAATACATCGTTATGATGTGGCCGGTATTACAGAAAAAGAGTATCAACAAGGGAGGAACACAGTTTTTTCCGAACCCATGGTAGATTTGGCCTACGATGAAGTCTTTCCTTTGGAAGGGGACGAACAAGCCTTCGCAGTTGAATACCTGCCTGGACAGTATGATCAAAGGGCGGATTCCGCGGCTCAATGTTTGCAGATTATCACGCAGCAGGAAAGACCTCAGGTTAAAACTGCCAAAGTGATTGTGCTGAAAGGGAATCTAGATGCTTCCGACTTAAAAAAGATTGAAGACTATTATATTAATCCGGTGGATTCCCGGAAGGCTTCTCCTGATAAACCAACAACCCTGGAGCTTTTCGTAGAAGAACCGCATGATGTTGAGATCCTGACCGGCTTTATCAAGAAAAACCAAGAGGAATTAAGTGCCTGTCATGAAGATCTGGGACTGGCCATGGGTATGGAGGATTTGATTTTCTGCCAGGGCTATTTCCGTGATGAAGAACAGCGTGATCCTACTATCACTGAGTTGCGCGTGATTGATACCTATTGGTCCGACCATTGCCGCCATACCACCTTTCTGACCAGGATTGAAGAAGTGGAAATTTTACCTGGCTATTATAATGTACCGGTGGAAACCGCTTATCGGGCGTATTTAAAATCAAGAGATGATGTTTATGGGTTTCAACCGAAGGATTATACTTTGATGGATATTGCCACCATCTGCATGAAGGAATTAAGCAAGAAAGGGGAACTGCCTGATCTGGATCAGTCGGAAGAAATTAATGCCTGCAGCATCATGGTTGATGTAGATGTGGACGGAAAAAATGAAGAATGGTTGATTATGTTTAAAAATGAAACCCATAACCATCCAACAGAGATAGAGCCTTTTGGTGGTGCAGCCACCTGCCTGGGCGGGGCAATCCGGGATCCGCTCTCCGGCCGATCTTATGTTTATCAAGCCATGAGGGTTACGGGAAGCGGAGATCCCCGGGGAAAAATAGAAGATACCTTGCCGGGGAAACTGCCCCAGAGAAAGATTACCACGGGTGCTGCCGCCGGATATAGTTCTTATGGAAATCAAATCGGTCTGGCGACGGGGCAAGTGGCAGAAGTATATGATGAGGGGTTTGTTGCCAAAAGAATGGAAATCGGTGCGGTGATTGGTGCTGCTCCCAAGAAAAATGTGGTACGAGAAAGTCCTGTGCCCGGGGATGTGGTGATCTTATTGGGCGGGCGCACCGGACGTGACGGTATCGGAGGCGCAACCGGTTCTTCCAAGGAACATACGGAAGAATCAATTTTGATCAGCGGTGCGGAAGTGCAAAAAGGGAATCCTCCTACAGAACGCAAGATTCAGCGTCTTTTCAGAAAACCAGAGGTCAGCACCATGATCAAAAGGTGTAATGATTTTGGTGCCGGCGGAGTTTCTGTCGCAATTGGAGAATTAACCGACGGTTTAAAGATCTATTTAGATGCTGTGCCCAAAAAATATGAAGGCCTGGATGGAACGGAACTGGCCATTTCCGAATCTCAGGAGAGAATGGCCGTGGTAGTTGCCGAAAAAGATCAGGAACAATTTATTGTGTATGCCGGAGCAGAGAATCTGGAGGCCACGGTGGTGGCGGAAGTTACTGCCCATCGGCGCTTGAAAATGAACTGGAGAGGCAAGAGTATCGTCAACATCAGCCGGGATTTTTTAAATACCAACGGAGTCCAGCAAACAACCTCTGTGCAGGTGCAAGCTCCTGACGAAGAGGCGAATTATTTTCAAACGGTCTCGTCTCAGGTATCCGGTCATTTCCCAGATCTAAAAAAAGCCTGGCTGGCTAATCTTGAGCAGCTTAATATATGCAGCCAAAAAGGTTTGGCGGAACGTTTTGACAGTACCATTGGTGCCGGAACAATACTGATGCCCTTTGGCGGGAGATATCAGGCTACCCCTGCGGAGGGGATGGCGGCTAAGGTTCCGGTGACAGGGGGCACAACAAATACTGCCACATTGATGACCTATGGTTACCATCCACAAATCGGAAAATGGAGTCCCTTCCACGGAGCGCTTTACGCCGTGACGGAAGCTGTATCAAAGGTGGTTGCCATGGGGGGCAGTTATCAAAATACTCGTCTTACCTTGCAGGAGTATTTTGAGAAACTGGGCGGAGATCCTTTGAAATGGGGCAAACCCATGAGTGCTTTGTTAGGGGCCTTTTATGCACAGAAAAAACTGGGCATACCTGCTATTGGGGGCAAGGACAGCATGTCTGGGTCTTTCAATGATCTTCATGTTCCCCCGACACTGGTAGCCTTTGCCGTCAATACCGTTAATGCAAATCGTGTTATTTCACCGGAATTTAAAGAGGAACAAAGTCAGGTGGTTTATATCCCTCTGGTCTGTGATCAATACGAAGTGCCCGATTTTGCTGAGTTAAAAGCAGCATATCAAAAAATTGAGGACTTAATGGGCATGGGTGTAGTTCTGGCCGCATCTACTGTTAAATCCGGCGGTTTGGCGGAGACAGTAAGCAAAATGTGTTTTGGCAATGGCCTTGGCTTTTCTTTTTGGGGCGATATGGATGAAGACAGCCTTTTCCTTCCGGATCACGGCTCCATCGTCCTTGAAATTAAAAAGGATGCCAATCTGCCGGAGCTGATGGGGGAGATTACCTATGATTTGATTGGGCATACCCTCAAGGAACCCTTGATTGTGGTCAATGATATCGAAATATCTTTAGATGAAGCCCATGCTGCCTGGGAGATGCCCTTAGAAAAGATTTTCCCTGTCTATACACCACCTTTGGACAAGAAACCCGGTAAGTTTGATTTTGATCAGCCTTTATTCGGAAAATCCTGTGCAAAGGTTGGAAAACCCCGGGTCTTTATTCCCGTTTTCCCGGGGACAAACTGTGAATATGACTCCGCCAAAGCTTTTGAAAAAACAGGGGCTGAAGTAGATACGATGGTTATCAGAAATTTGACGTCTAATGAAATTGTTGAGTCCGTTCAGGAAATGACTCGGAGAATTCAGCAAGCCCAAATCGTGATGCTGGTGGGCGGATTCAGTGCCGGGGACGAACCGGATGGCGCCGGGAAATTTATTGCCGCTATTTTCAGGAATCCCTGGGTCAAAGAAGCGGTCACTCGGCACTTAAAGGAAAAGGATGGATTGATGCTGGGTATTTGCAACGGCTTCCAAGCTTTGATTAAGTTAGGGCTTGTTCCTTTTGGAGAGATTGTAGATATGAAAGAAGATCATCCCACATTAACCTTTAACAGCATCGGCCGTCATATTTCTTGTTTAGTTCAGACGAGAGTAGCATCTACCCTTTCTCCCTGGTTCCATCATATGAAGGTTGGAGATATTCATACCGTTGCTGCTTCCCACGGAGAAGGTCGTTTTATTGCTGCGCCGGAAATACTGTCATCCATGATTAAGCAGGGACAGATTGCCACCCAATACGTGGACGATGGGGGAAACCCCAGTTATGATATCCGTTTTAATCCCAATGGTTCCATGGAGGCTGTGGAGGGCATTACCAGCCCGGATGGCCGCGTTTTAGGGAAGATGGGCCACACCGAGAGGATGGCTGCTCATGTTGCCATTAATGTTCCGGGACTCAAGGATCAGCCGATCTTTGCTGCCGGAGTTGATTATTTTAAATAA
- the gatB gene encoding Asp-tRNA(Asn)/Glu-tRNA(Gln) amidotransferase subunit GatB, protein MIDPEYEVVIGLEVHTELKTKTKIFCSCSTEFGQEPNSHVCPGCLGMPGVLPVLNKKVVEFAIKAGLALNCNIEEFSKFDRKHYFYPDLPASYQISQLDQPICLKGYLDIDADGVSKRIGINRIHMEEDASKLVHGGETISSSFYSLVDYNRGGSPLLEIVSEPDMRSPKEARDYLEKLKAILEYTEVSDCKMEEGSLRCDANVSIMPKGSKVFGTRVEIKNLNSFRAMERALEYEIQRQIEAVEDGEPLYQETRTWDETKGVTLAMRSKEEASDYRYFPDPDLVPVIVSREWVEEVQRNLPELPQARKERLISEYGLPEYDASIITASKGLADYFDACVKLYPEAKTVSNWLMGDLIRLLNAEEQDIKECAVTPEMLINMLKLIDQGTISGRIAKTVFEEMFKTGKNPEVVIEEKGLVQISDQSAIDAMVDQVLADNPKSVEDYQAGKERAMGFLVGQVMKMSKGKANPGMVNELLKEKLK, encoded by the coding sequence ATGATCGATCCGGAATATGAAGTAGTTATTGGTTTGGAAGTACATACGGAACTCAAGACCAAAACGAAGATTTTTTGCAGCTGCTCCACAGAATTCGGACAAGAGCCCAATTCCCATGTTTGCCCCGGCTGCTTGGGGATGCCTGGAGTCTTGCCGGTTTTAAATAAAAAGGTTGTTGAATTTGCCATTAAAGCAGGTTTGGCCTTGAACTGTAACATTGAGGAATTTTCCAAGTTCGATCGAAAACATTATTTCTATCCTGATTTGCCCGCTAGTTATCAAATATCCCAATTGGATCAGCCTATCTGTCTGAAGGGATACTTAGACATTGATGCAGACGGGGTCTCCAAACGGATCGGAATCAACAGAATCCATATGGAGGAAGATGCCAGCAAGCTTGTTCATGGCGGTGAGACCATTTCTTCCTCTTTTTATTCCCTGGTGGATTATAATCGCGGCGGCTCTCCTTTGTTGGAGATCGTATCCGAACCGGATATGCGTTCCCCTAAGGAAGCCAGGGATTACCTGGAGAAATTAAAAGCCATTTTGGAATATACGGAAGTATCCGACTGTAAGATGGAAGAAGGCTCCCTGCGCTGTGACGCCAATGTCTCCATCATGCCCAAAGGAAGCAAGGTCTTTGGTACCAGAGTTGAAATTAAAAACTTAAATTCTTTCCGTGCTATGGAAAGGGCTTTGGAATATGAGATTCAGCGCCAGATTGAGGCTGTAGAAGACGGGGAACCTTTATACCAGGAAACCCGTACCTGGGATGAGACCAAAGGGGTCACCCTGGCCATGAGAAGCAAGGAAGAAGCCAGTGATTACCGCTATTTTCCCGATCCGGATCTGGTACCGGTTATTGTCAGCCGTGAATGGGTGGAAGAGGTGCAGCGGAATCTGCCGGAACTGCCCCAGGCCCGTAAAGAGCGCTTGATTAGTGAATATGGTCTGCCTGAATACGATGCTTCTATTATTACCGCATCGAAAGGATTGGCTGACTATTTTGATGCTTGCGTAAAATTATATCCCGAAGCAAAAACCGTAAGCAACTGGTTAATGGGGGATCTGATTCGCTTATTAAATGCCGAAGAGCAGGATATCAAAGAGTGTGCCGTGACACCGGAGATGCTGATCAATATGCTTAAATTAATCGATCAGGGTACGATCAGCGGAAGGATCGCGAAAACAGTATTCGAAGAAATGTTTAAAACGGGGAAAAACCCGGAAGTGGTGATTGAGGAAAAAGGGCTGGTGCAGATTTCCGATCAGTCCGCCATTGATGCCATGGTGGATCAGGTTCTGGCGGATAATCCCAAGTCTGTTGAAGATTATCAGGCGGGCAAAGAAAGGGCGATGGGATTCTTAGTAGGACAGGTTATGAAAATGTCTAAAGGGAAGGCCAATCCAGGCATGGTAAATGAATTATTGAAAGAAAAGTTGAAATAG
- a CDS encoding 3'-5' exoribonuclease YhaM family protein, which produces MGINLLKAGDNVLEFFLLKSSVCRTSSNNKKYLDLTLVDKTGEVNGKYWDCKTEEVETFQAHQLVKVQGVVQEWQQRLQLKINKIRIALPEDNVSISDFIPTASEDPQAMYKVIWRFIHEMTNEDIKKIVAKMVKSKEEQLMFYPAAKENHHAIIGGLLYHIKTMLLAGEKLAEIYGGINKDLLYAGIILHDLSKTDEMKAGPIGLITEYTVEGQLLGHIIQGVREIDQTAKEVGADSEVSLLLQHMVLAHHYVPEYGSPKRPMIPEGELLHYLDMIDARMYDMGKVLANTAPGEFSDRVWTLDNRKLYRAHLESKKESSPEE; this is translated from the coding sequence ATGGGGATTAATCTGCTCAAGGCAGGAGACAATGTACTGGAGTTTTTTCTCTTGAAGTCGTCTGTATGCAGGACTTCAAGCAATAATAAAAAATACTTGGACTTAACTTTGGTGGATAAAACAGGGGAAGTGAACGGGAAATATTGGGATTGTAAAACAGAAGAGGTAGAAACCTTTCAAGCCCATCAATTGGTGAAGGTGCAAGGGGTAGTGCAGGAGTGGCAGCAACGACTACAGCTAAAAATTAACAAAATTCGCATTGCTTTGCCGGAGGATAATGTCAGCATCTCTGATTTTATTCCCACGGCATCGGAAGATCCCCAGGCCATGTATAAAGTAATATGGCGTTTTATCCATGAGATGACCAATGAAGACATCAAAAAAATCGTAGCGAAAATGGTAAAATCTAAAGAAGAACAATTGATGTTTTATCCTGCCGCCAAAGAGAATCATCATGCGATTATCGGGGGACTCCTTTACCATATCAAAACGATGCTTCTTGCAGGAGAAAAACTGGCGGAAATATATGGGGGCATTAACAAAGATCTGCTCTATGCCGGGATTATCCTTCATGATCTCAGCAAAACTGATGAAATGAAGGCGGGTCCGATCGGCTTAATCACTGAATATACCGTGGAAGGACAGCTTTTAGGACATATTATTCAAGGAGTCAGGGAGATCGATCAGACGGCAAAGGAAGTGGGAGCGGATAGTGAGGTTTCCTTGCTGCTCCAGCATATGGTCTTAGCCCATCACTATGTCCCGGAGTATGGGAGCCCTAAAAGACCAATGATCCCGGAGGGAGAACTGCTCCATTACCTGGATATGATTGATGCCAGGATGTATGACATGGGAAAAGTATTGGCAAATACTGCGCCGGGGGAATTCTCAGACCGGGTTTGGACCCTGGACAATCGTAAACTTTATCGGGCTCATCTTGAATCAAAAAAAGAATCATCACCTGAAGAATAG
- a CDS encoding EcsC family protein, translating into MDFYQVQVYKELVKWQGKMAKRPSLTGVLTKEVQMKVNNLYPEKFHQVMTAGIKKVVQGVLVGSEFISGAPAAADLTLQEREVLVREKINFYKKTAAAEGAGTGAGGIFLGLADFPLLLSIKFKLLFDIALLYGFNVGELRERIYLLYIFQLAFSSEKRRVEVYQHLLHWDEWVKKYPATMDHVDWRTFQQEYRDYIDLAKMLQLMPGIGAVVGAVANYRLLDKLGETAMNCYRMRVLPDN; encoded by the coding sequence ATGGATTTCTATCAGGTTCAGGTATACAAGGAATTGGTAAAATGGCAGGGAAAAATGGCTAAGAGACCTTCTTTAACCGGTGTTTTAACCAAAGAAGTACAAATGAAAGTCAATAACTTGTATCCGGAAAAATTTCATCAGGTGATGACGGCAGGGATTAAAAAAGTAGTGCAGGGCGTTCTGGTCGGTTCGGAATTTATTTCAGGTGCTCCTGCTGCCGCCGATTTGACATTACAAGAACGGGAAGTTTTGGTTCGGGAGAAAATTAATTTCTACAAAAAGACGGCTGCGGCAGAAGGGGCAGGAACCGGAGCTGGTGGGATATTCCTGGGACTGGCGGATTTCCCCCTGCTTTTAAGCATTAAGTTTAAGCTTCTTTTTGATATTGCACTTTTGTATGGATTTAATGTAGGAGAGCTGCGTGAAAGAATCTATCTGCTTTACATTTTTCAACTTGCCTTTTCCAGCGAAAAAAGACGAGTGGAGGTGTATCAGCACCTTCTTCATTGGGATGAATGGGTAAAAAAATATCCTGCGACCATGGATCATGTGGATTGGCGTACCTTTCAGCAGGAATACCGGGATTATATTGATTTAGCTAAAATGCTGCAATTGATGCCTGGAATCGGCGCTGTGGTTGGTGCGGTGGCTAATTACCGCTTGCTTGACAAGTTAGGCGAAACAGCGATGAATTGTTATCGTATGCGTGTTTTGCCCGATAACTAA
- a CDS encoding exodeoxyribonuclease III — MKVCSWNVNGIRAVQKNGFLDWVAQEQPDILCLQETKIQAEQLTDELKQIPGYRSYFSFAERKGYSGVATYTKEEPSAVLTGIGDPKFDGEGRILITEYPDFTLLNIYFPNGQKDDFRLQYKMEFYDALLDYSNQLISQGKKLIICGDYNTAHQEIDLKNPKTNEKRSGFLPIERAWMDKLISHGYVDTFRWLHPNLVKYSWWSYRFKAREKGVGWRIDYHFVSQNLLEQVTNADILDDVLGSDHCPVLIELQR; from the coding sequence TTGAAAGTATGTTCTTGGAATGTAAATGGCATCCGTGCCGTACAAAAAAACGGTTTTTTGGATTGGGTAGCTCAGGAACAGCCGGATATTCTCTGCCTGCAGGAAACAAAAATTCAAGCAGAACAACTCACTGATGAGTTGAAGCAAATACCTGGGTACCGATCTTATTTTTCTTTTGCCGAACGCAAGGGGTATAGTGGTGTGGCTACTTATACGAAAGAAGAACCTTCTGCAGTGCTAACCGGCATTGGGGATCCCAAGTTTGATGGTGAGGGCAGAATCCTTATCACAGAGTATCCTGATTTCACACTTCTTAATATCTATTTTCCCAATGGCCAAAAGGACGATTTTCGACTCCAATATAAAATGGAATTTTATGATGCTTTGTTGGATTATTCCAATCAATTGATAAGTCAAGGGAAAAAGCTAATTATTTGTGGGGATTATAATACGGCGCATCAGGAGATTGATCTTAAAAATCCCAAAACGAATGAAAAAAGGTCCGGTTTTTTGCCCATTGAAAGAGCATGGATGGATAAGCTGATCTCTCATGGTTATGTGGATACATTTCGCTGGTTACATCCCAATCTGGTGAAGTATTCATGGTGGAGTTATCGCTTTAAGGCCAGGGAAAAAGGGGTGGGATGGAGGATTGACTACCATTTTGTCTCACAAAACCTACTGGAACAAGTAACCAATGCTGATATCTTAGATGATGTGCTAGGCTCAGATCATTGCCCGGTGCTGATAGAATTACAGCGATAA
- a CDS encoding spore coat associated protein CotJA: MGKKDRPMPSPMPGIRLAQAWVPHQPYECLFPLNEALIKGTIFPNLYQPYKKKNHGR; this comes from the coding sequence ATGGGTAAAAAAGATCGGCCTATGCCAAGTCCAATGCCAGGGATAAGATTAGCCCAGGCTTGGGTTCCCCATCAACCTTATGAATGTCTCTTCCCTTTAAACGAAGCCTTGATTAAAGGGACTATTTTCCCCAATCTCTACCAACCATACAAGAAAAAAAATCATGGGAGGTGA
- a CDS encoding C40 family peptidase, with product MRKLVTISAFCISLTLSCSAFATSPIQGSADSNSTKHVVQAKETLNGIATTYGISLEKISDFNNIANPNQIIIGQTLFIPINNAANTAAKPTTSVVAQKTATPPASAPKVNYIVKPRDTLHSIAVRHGLTVEQVQAANNIDNPNILKIGQVLTLPGAKQVKTVASRSDDRERSRQSRESRELASDIVDYAKEFLGCSYSYGASGPKSFDCSGFTMYVYDNFDISLPHSSTSQAKKGEYVRKDDLAKGDLVFFETSSRGISHVGLYIGGGKFIHASTSARDVEISSLSETYYAKRYVTARRVL from the coding sequence GTGCGAAAACTAGTAACGATTTCTGCTTTTTGTATTTCATTGACACTATCGTGTTCAGCCTTTGCTACCAGCCCCATCCAAGGCTCGGCAGACAGTAATTCGACCAAGCATGTGGTACAAGCAAAAGAAACTCTTAATGGAATAGCTACTACATATGGAATTTCTTTAGAGAAAATTAGCGACTTTAACAACATTGCCAATCCTAATCAAATCATAATTGGACAAACCCTTTTCATTCCCATCAATAACGCCGCCAACACAGCAGCAAAACCAACCACATCTGTTGTTGCTCAAAAGACAGCAACACCTCCGGCAAGTGCCCCCAAGGTAAATTACATAGTTAAACCCCGGGATACCTTACATAGTATTGCTGTAAGACACGGATTAACCGTTGAGCAGGTCCAAGCTGCCAACAATATTGACAATCCAAATATTTTAAAAATTGGACAAGTCCTGACCCTGCCCGGAGCTAAGCAGGTTAAGACAGTGGCCTCCCGAAGTGATGACCGGGAACGCAGCAGACAATCAAGAGAATCAAGAGAGTTAGCTTCAGATATCGTAGATTATGCTAAAGAATTCTTAGGCTGTTCCTATTCTTATGGTGCCTCAGGTCCAAAATCATTTGACTGTTCCGGCTTTACCATGTATGTTTATGACAATTTTGACATTAGTCTGCCCCACAGTTCCACCAGCCAAGCAAAAAAAGGGGAATATGTCAGGAAAGACGATCTAGCAAAAGGTGATCTTGTTTTCTTTGAAACTTCATCAAGAGGAATCTCTCATGTTGGTCTCTACATAGGAGGGGGAAAATTTATTCACGCCAGCACCAGTGCTCGTGATGTGGAAATATCCTCATTAAGCGAAACTTATTATGCCAAACGATACGTAACAGCACGACGGGTTTTATAA
- the gatC gene encoding Asp-tRNA(Asn)/Glu-tRNA(Gln) amidotransferase subunit GatC gives MTISMKEIEQTAVLARLALSEHEEDLFLKQIGSILDEAERLQEVDTQDIPPTINILPLHNVMREDLVQPSLKKDEVFQNAANEEDGMFRVPKIV, from the coding sequence ATGACTATTTCAATGAAAGAGATTGAGCAGACAGCGGTTTTAGCTCGGTTGGCATTGTCGGAACATGAAGAAGATTTGTTCTTAAAACAAATCGGATCAATCTTGGATGAGGCAGAACGGCTTCAAGAAGTAGACACCCAGGATATTCCCCCCACGATTAATATTTTACCCCTTCATAATGTGATGAGGGAAGATCTGGTACAACCTTCGTTGAAGAAGGATGAGGTTTTCCAAAATGCCGCTAATGAGGAAGATGGCATGTTTAGAGTACCAAAGATTGTTTAA
- the gatA gene encoding Asp-tRNA(Asn)/Glu-tRNA(Gln) amidotransferase subunit GatA yields MSICQKTAHELHELLSKKEISATELMQNILLRIDQVEDKVRAFVLKPEQDNASSKAQDMDKILNQGEGPVPLAGLPMVFQDNICTKGIRTTAASKMLENFIPPYSATVAEKMQQAQAILIGKTNLDEFGLGSSTESSFFGPTRNPWNQEYVPGGSGGGTAAAIAADEAVFALGSDILKSAAFCGVVGFKPTYGWVSRYGLVGTSSSLEQIGPVTKDITDCAWVLNELVGRDLKDTVSSEMQKPDFRGFLTGEVRGLKIGLPKEYFAGEMDDEIKALVLAAVKQLESLGAVIEEVSLPQTTYAQSAYQIIAAGEAGSVMGRYEGVRFGYHREDAQDIESHYRLSRSEGFGLAVKRQIILGTHVLSKGNIDTYYMNALKTRTLIRQDFDQAFQKVDLLVSPTCFKPAFKLGGGTENLSYTNPELATMTSSLAGIPAISLPCGFRQGLPVGMQFMGQAFNDGKLLQAAFAYEQEAKWMLNKPNLSGEGQ; encoded by the coding sequence TTGAGTATCTGCCAAAAAACAGCCCATGAACTTCATGAGCTATTGTCTAAAAAAGAAATCAGTGCAACTGAGCTGATGCAAAATATTTTATTAAGAATAGATCAGGTGGAAGACAAGGTCAGAGCATTTGTTTTGAAACCGGAACAGGATAATGCCTCGTCTAAAGCCCAGGACATGGATAAAATTCTGAACCAAGGTGAAGGACCTGTTCCCTTAGCGGGATTGCCAATGGTTTTCCAGGATAATATTTGCACTAAAGGAATCCGAACCACCGCTGCTTCCAAAATGTTGGAGAATTTTATTCCACCCTATAGTGCCACTGTTGCAGAAAAAATGCAGCAGGCCCAAGCCATTTTAATCGGTAAAACGAACCTGGATGAATTTGGCCTGGGTAGTTCTACGGAAAGTTCTTTCTTTGGTCCTACCCGAAATCCCTGGAACCAGGAATACGTACCGGGAGGATCCGGTGGAGGAACGGCTGCGGCTATTGCCGCCGATGAAGCGGTTTTTGCCCTTGGTTCCGACATCTTGAAATCCGCGGCTTTTTGCGGGGTGGTAGGGTTTAAGCCTACCTATGGCTGGGTATCACGCTATGGATTGGTTGGCACGTCTTCGTCTTTAGAACAGATAGGTCCTGTAACGAAGGATATCACGGATTGTGCCTGGGTTCTGAATGAACTTGTGGGTCGCGACCTCAAGGATACCGTTTCTTCAGAGATGCAAAAACCGGATTTTCGCGGTTTTTTAACAGGTGAGGTACGGGGTTTGAAAATCGGCCTGCCCAAAGAATATTTTGCCGGAGAAATGGATGATGAAATTAAAGCCCTGGTGTTGGCGGCAGTTAAGCAGCTGGAGTCGTTAGGTGCTGTAATTGAAGAAGTCTCCCTGCCCCAAACCACTTATGCCCAATCCGCTTATCAGATCATTGCTGCAGGGGAAGCCGGTTCTGTCATGGGTCGCTACGAGGGTGTGCGTTTTGGCTACCACCGGGAAGATGCCCAGGATATTGAATCCCATTATCGATTGTCCCGCAGCGAAGGCTTTGGACTGGCGGTGAAAAGGCAGATTATCTTAGGTACCCATGTGCTCAGCAAAGGGAATATCGATACCTATTATATGAATGCACTGAAAACCCGCACCTTGATCAGACAGGATTTTGATCAAGCATTTCAAAAGGTAGATCTTTTGGTAAGTCCCACCTGCTTTAAACCGGCCTTTAAATTGGGCGGGGGAACGGAGAATCTTTCCTATACAAATCCGGAGCTGGCAACGATGACATCGAGCCTGGCCGGGATACCTGCGATTTCTTTGCCCTGCGGTTTTCGACAGGGATTGCCGGTGGGTATGCAGTTTATGGGACAGGCTTTCAATGACGGCAAACTTTTGCAGGCTGCTTTTGCTTATGAGCAGGAAGCGAAATGGATGCTAAATAAACCGAACCTGTCAGGGGAGGGACAATAA